The DNA sequence GGTGCCGCTGCGACGTGTGCTCCCCAAGGCGGAGGTCCTCACCGGCCGCGTCACCACCATCGACCAGGACCGCAAGGTCGCCACGATCGCCCCGCTGGTGGGCGAGGCGTACGAGCTGCCCTTCGACTACCTGGTCATCGCGATGGGCGCGGTCTCCCGTACCTTCCCGATCCCCGGCCTCGCCGAGAACGGCATCGGCATGAAGGGCATCGAGGAGTCCATCGGCCTGCGCAACCACGTCCTGGAGCAGCTGGACAAGGCCGACTCGACCACCGACGAGGAGATCCGCCGCAAGGCGCTCACCTTCGTCTTCGTCGGCGGCGGCTTCGCCGGCGCCGAGACGATCGGTGAGGTCGAGGACATGGCCCGCGACGCGGCCAAGCACTACCGGAACGTGAAGCGCGAGGACATGCGCTTCATCCTGGTCGACGCCGCCGACAAGATCCTCCCCGAGGTCGGCCCCAAGCTCGGCCAGTACGGCAAGGAGCACCTGGAGAGCCGCGGGGTGGAGATCCACCTCTCGACGTCCATGGACTCCTGCGTCGACGGCCACGTCGTGCTCAAGAACGGCCTTGAGGTCGACGCCAACACCATCGTGTGGACGGCGGGCGTCAAGCCCAACCCGGCGCTGGCCCGCTTCGGCCTGCCGCTCGGCCCGCGTGGCCACGTGGACACCCAGGCGACCCTCCAGGTGCAGGGCACCGACTACATCTGGGCCGCGGGCGACAACGCCCAGGTGCCGGACATGGTCGGCCGCCGCGCCGGCAACGAGAACGCCTGGTGCCCGCCCAACGCCCAGCACGCGCTGCGCCAGGCCAAGGTCCTCGGCGACAACGTGATCTCCGGTATGCGGGGCTTCCCGCAGAAGGAGTACAGCCACGCCAACAAGGGTGCGGTCGCCGGTCTCGGCCTGCACAAGGGCGTCGCGATGATCGTCATGGGCAAGATGAAGATCAAGCTCAAGGGCCGTCTCGCCTGGTACATGCACCGTGGCTACCACGGTCTGGCCATGCCGACCTGGAACCGCAAGATCCGCATCTTCGCGGACTGGACGCTGGGCATGTTCCTCAAGCGCGAGGTCGTGTCGCTCGGCGCCATGGAGAACCCCCGCGAGGAGTTCTACGAGGCCGCCAAGCCCGCTCCGCAGCCCGCCGACTCGGTCCCGACGCAGAAGGCCAAGGCCGGCTGAGTCCCCCGCCGCGCGCAGCGTCCGCACGGCGGCCGCGGCTTCCGCGGCACCACACGCTCAAGGGCGTCCACCAAATCCGTGGGGTGGGCGCCCTTCGGCATGCCCGCGCGCACTCGTCCATTCCCCCCGCCCGTCCGTTCCCCCCGCGCGCCCGTCCGTCCCGGCGCGCAACCGGCTGCCCCGGCGCCCGCCCGTCCGCCCCCGCACGCCGTCCCGCGCGCGCCGGCCGCGCACCCCACGCCCCCGCGACGCCCCCATGCTCGGCCGTCGTGGCGATTTTCCCTCCCCCGCGCGAACGTGACGCACTCCCGCAGGGAAGGACTACAGCACGGCTCGCCGGTGTTTAGGTGTCAGATGAATCCATTTCGTCGAACCTGACTCCTGACACCGCATCATGGAGGTGTGCGACATGGCCCAGGCCGCCCGACGGCTCGCCGACCTCGCGGAACGGGTACTGGGGGCACCGCTCCCCATCCGCCTCCGCGCCTGGGACCGCAGCGAGGCGGGGCCGCCCGGTGGGCCGGTGCTCGTCGTCCGCAACCGCCGCGCCCTGCGCCGCCTGCTCTGGAAGCCGGGCGAGCTCGGCCTGGCCCGGGCCTGGGTGGCGGGGGACCTCGACGTCGAGGGCGACCTCTACGCGGCCCTCGACCTGCTCGCCGGGTCCATCTGGGAACGCGGTGAGGAACCCGCCCGCCGCTCCGGCCTCCGGGCGGCCCTGGACGCCCTCCGGGACCCCGACACCCGCGCCGCCGGCCGTGAGCTGCTGAAGCTCGCCGGGCCCTGGACACCGCCCGCGCCGCCCCCGGAGGAGGCCCGCGGGACATCCGGCCGGCTGCACAGCCTCCGCCGCGACAAGCAGGCCATCAGCCACCACTACGACGTCGGCAACGCCTTCTACGAGCTCGTCCTCGGCCCGTCGATGGTCTACTCCTGCGCCTACTGGGAGCCCGAGGGCACCCTGGAGGACGCCCAGCGCGCCAAGCTCGACCTGGTCTGCCGCAAGCTCGGCCTGGCCCCCGGCATGCGGCTGCTCGACGTCGGCTGCGGCTGGGGCTCGATGGTGCTGCACGCCGCCCGCGAGTACGGGGTGAGCGCGGTCGGCATCACCCTCTCCGAGGAGCAGGCCGGCTACGCCCGCAAGCGGATCGCCGAGGCGGGGCTGACGGACCGGGTGGAGATCCGCGTCCAGGACTACCGCGAGATCTCCGACGGGCCCTTCGACGCGATCTCCTCCATCGGCATGGCCGAGCACGTCGGCCGCGAGCGCTACGCCGAGTACGCGGCCGACCTGTACGCCCTGCTGCGGCCCGGCGGCCGGCTGCTCAACCACCAGATCGCGCGGCGGCCGCTGCTCGACGAGGAGGCGTACCAGGTCGACGAGTTCATCGGCCGCTACGTCTTCCCGGACGGCGAACTCGCGCCCGTCGGGCGGACGGTGGCGCAGCTGGAGGAGGCCGGGTTCGAGGTCCGGGACGTGGAGGCGCTGCGCGAGCACTACGCGCTGACGCTCCGGCGGTGGGTGGCCAACCTGGAGGCGCACTGGGCCGAGGCCGTGCGGCTGACCTCGCCGGGGCGCGCCCGGGTGTGGCGGCTCTACATGGCCGCCTCGGCGCTGTCGTTCGAGCGCAACCGCATCGGCGTCAACCAGGTGCTGGCCGTACGGACCCCCGGATCCGGTGACCCGGGACTGCCGCTGCGCACCCGGGAGTGGCGGGCCTGACGACGCCGGAGGGCCCGGTTCCGTAGCGGAACCGGGCCCTCCGGGCGGTCGGGGCCGTCAGTCGGCCCCAGGCGGTCGGGGCCGTCGGCCGGCCTTGACGGCGGAGTCGGCGGACAGCGCCGTCAGTCGGCCTTGATGGCGGACAGCATGTTCAGCTTCGCCGCCCGGCGGGCCGGCCAGAGCGCCGCCAGCACGCCGACCACGGCGGCCAGCAGCAGGAACAGGGCGATCCGGCCCCAGGGCAGGGCCATTTCGTAGGTGGCCATGCTGGTGGCGATCTGCTCGCCCGCGGCCCAGCCGAAGAAGACGCCGAGGACGATGCCCAGCACCCCGCCGAAGAGCGAGATGACCACCGACTCCAGGCGGACCATCCGCTTGATGCCGCTGCGGTCGAGGCCGATGGCCCGCAGCATGCCGATCTCCTGCCGGCGTTCGAAGACGGACATCGCGAGGGTGTTGACGACGCCCAGCACCGCGACGATCACCGCCATGGCGAGCAGGCCGTAGAGGACGTTCAGCATCATGCTGATCATCGACGCGACCTCGCGCGAGATGTCGTCCTTGTCCTGGACCTGGATGGCCGGGTTGTCGCCGAGGGCCTTCCGCAGCGACTTCTTGGCCGAGGCGCTCGCTCCCTTGTCGGTCTTGACCAGGACCTGGCGGTCGACGAGCTCGGACATGTGCGGGGTCAGGGCCGGGTTGTCGACCATGATCCCCTTGAGCATGTCGTTGCCCTTGAAGATCCCGCCGACCGTCAGCCGGCCCTTCTTGCCGTCCTCGTAGGTGACCTCGAAGGACGAACCGGCCTTCCAGTGGTGGCTCTTGGCCGTCGCGTCGTCCACGACCACCCGCTGCCGCTGGGACAGCGCCGCGTACGAGCCGGCCGAGAAGTCGACCTGGGTGAGCTTGCCGATGCTCGCGGCGTCCACGCCGGTCAGGTACTCGCTGTCGCCGTCGATGCGGGCGGGCGACTGCCGCAGGGCGCTGACGGCGGTGACGCCGGGCTGCGTGGCCAGCTTCCGGGCGATGTCGGGGGAGAGGTCGTGCATGTTGGCCATGACGACGACGTAGTCGGCCTTCAGCGAGTCGGCCGCCATCTTGTCGATGGCCTGCTGGACGCTGTTGCCGATGACCGTGAGGCCGGTGATCAGGGTGAGGCCGATCATCAGCGCGGAGGCGGTCGCGGCGGTGCGGCGCGGGTTGCGGACCGCGTTCTGGCCGGCGAGCTTGCCGGGCATCCCGAAGCGGCGGAGCACCGGCCCCACGGCGGCGATCAGCGGGCGGGAGAGCAGCGGCGTCAGCACGAACACGCCGATGAGCAGCAGGCCCGCGCCCACCCCCAGGCCGGACTCGTCGCCCGCCGTGACGGAGACCGCGGCGCCCGCGGCCGTGAGGAGCGCGCCGATGGTGTTGCGGACCACCAGGGACTTGGTGGTGGCCACCGCGTGGACGCTGTTCATGGCCGCCACCGGCGGGATCTTCGCGGCGCGCCGGCCCGGCAGCCAGGCGGCGAGCATGGTCACCAGGATGCCGACGGCGAGCGAGGAGACGATCGCCGACGGGGGGACGACGAGCGGACCGGCCGGCATGGCGTCGGAGGGCATCAGGGCCTTCATCCCGGCGCCGATGCCGATGCCGGCGAGCAGACCGGCGACGGCCGCGACCGCGCCCACGACGAACGCCTCGACGAGCACCGAGCGGGTCACCTGGCGGCGGCTGGCTCCGACCGCGCGGAGCAGGGCGAGCTCCTTGGTGCGCTGGGCGATCAGCATGGTGAAGGTGTTGGCGATGATGAAGATGCCGACGAACAGGGCTATTCCGGCGAAGACCAGCAGACCGGTCTTCACCCCGTCCATGCCCTGGGCGATCATCTCGGCCTCGTCGTCGGCCAGCTTCTTGCCGGTGGTCGCCTCGGCGTCGCGCGGCAGGATCTTGTCGACCTCGGCCTTCAGCTTCTCCTGGGACGTGCCGGGGGCGGCCTTGACGTCGATCTCGTTGAACCGGCCGGGCTTGGCGAAGAGCTTCTGGGCGGTGGCGGTGTCGAAGAGGGTGAGCGTGCCGCCGGCCGACACCTGGCCCTTGTCGGTGGTGAAGACACCGGTGATCTTCTGGCTGAGGACCGGGCCCCGGACGGACATCCGGACGGTGTCGCCGACCTTGAAGCCCGCGCGCTCGGCGGTCTTGGCGTCGACGGCGATCTCGCCGGCGCGCTGCGGCGCCCGGCCGGACGTCAGCGGGTAGCGGGCGTCCGTGCCGTCCTTGCCGGGGAAGTAGTTGGAGCCGGCCCGGGCGAAGCCCGAGCCCACCAGCTCGCCGTCCTTGCCGGCGAGGTACGCCTGGCCGTCGACGCTGCCGGTGGCCGAGGCGGCGCCGGGCACCTTCGCGGCCTTGTCCAGCAGGCGCTGGGTGAGCATCGGGGGCTCGCCGGGCTTCCCCTTGTCGTCGTCGTCCTTGTGCGGCTGGACGGCGACGTCGACGTCGGCGAAGCCCTTCTGGCTGCTGCTCTGGAGGGCGGAGGAGAAGGTCTCGGTGAAGACGAGGGTGCCGGAGACGAAGGCCACGCCGAGCATCACGGCGAGGACGGTCATCAGCAAGCGGGCTTTGTGCGCGAGGACATTGCGCAACGCGGTACGGAACATCGGGTCAGGTGTCCTGGGAGTCGGGGGCGGGCGCGGACGCGGAAGAGATCAGCTCGTCCGGCCCTTGGCGTCGAACGCCTTCATGCGGTCCAGGACGGCGTCGGCGGTCGGCTCGTACATCTCGTCGACGATGCGGCCGTCGGCGAGGAAGACGACGCGGTTGGCGTAGGAGGCGGCGACCGGGTCGTGGGTGACCATGACGACGGTCTGGCCCAGTTCGCGCACCGAGTTGCGCAGGAAGCCCAGGACCTCGGCGCCGGAGCGGGAGTCGAGGTTGCCGGTGGGCTCGTCGGCGAACATGATCTCGGGGCGGCCGGCGAGGGCGCGGGCGACGGCGACGCGCTGCTGCTGGCCGCCGGAGAGCTGGTTCGGACGGTGCTTGAGCCGGCCGGAGAGGCCGACGGTGTCCACGACCGTGTCGAGCCACTTCTGGTCGGGCTTGCGGCCGGCGATGTCCATCGGCAGCGTGATGTTCTCCAGGGCGTTGAGCGTGGGGAGCAGGTTGAACGCCTGGAAGATGAAGCCGATCTTGTCCCGGCGGAGCTGGGTCAGCTTCTTGTCGTTGAGCGCGGTGAGCTCGGTGTCCCCGATGCGGGCGGAGCCGCCGGAGACCGTGTCCAGCCCGGCCATGCAGTGCATCAGCGTCGACTTGCCCGAGCCCGACGGCCCCATGATCGCGGTGAACTCGGCCCTGCGGAAGTCCACGGACACGGCGTCCAGGGCGACCACCTGGGTCTCGCCCTGGCCGTAGACCTTGGTGAGATCCGTGGCGCGGGCCGCCACCTCGGCGGTGCGGACGGCGGTCGGGGCGCCGTAGGGGCTGGTGGTCACGGGGGACACTCCTGTCGGGACGCGGAACGGGACGTGATTCCATGGTCCTGTCCGCCTGCCCGGCCCGGATCAGACCAGGCTCCCGTTCGCGGGACCGTCTCCAGAGGTACGGGCGGGGGGCCGGGTCATCCTCCGGTATGAGGGCGCCGCCGCCAGGTCTGCCGGGGCCGTCGGCGCCGGAGCGGCCGGGCGGTGAGGGAACGGCTACGGAGCGGTGCGGGGGGAGTCGAGATTGCGACAATTCCGGGTGAGTGCCCGGGTGGGGTGGTGAACGGGATGGATCGGCCGCTGGCATGTGCCTATGGCGTCATTGCTGCACTGACAGCTCCTCAGTTGCCCATAAAATAAGACAACCTCTGGTCAGTGTTCCGCTGTTTGGGGGGCGCCACCCGGATAGGCTCATCCTGTTCTCCTCGAGGGAACCCGCGCGCGCGTCCGTGCACGCGTGGCCCGAGGGCCCGCCCGGATGGTGGAATGCAGACACGGCGAGCTTAAACCTCGCTGGCCCTTCGGGCCGTGCCGGTTCGAGTCCGGCTCCGGGCACATCCGCACGTTCACCGTTCGCCTGTGGGCGGGCGCGTGTGCCCGGCGACGGGCGGACCCCGGTCGTACGGCCGGGGTCCGCCCGTACGACCGGGGCCGTCGGTCGTACGGCTGGCGTCGGCCGTCGGTCGTCGGCCGTCGTGCCCCGGCGTCCGGGTCCCGCGTGCCTCAGCCGTCGGCGGCCGGTGCCGTTCCGCCCGCCAGCTCGAAGAGGGTCCTGAGGGCGGCGAACGCCTCCGCCCGGTCCACCAGGCCGTCGAGGCCGTGCAGCGTGTTCACGCCCACGCCGCTGCCGAAGACCAGCGAGGCCAGGCTCTTGGCGTCCGGCAGTCCCGGGGTGCCGGCGGTGATCCGTTCCAGGTAGCCGATCCAGACGCGGCGGGTCCCCTCGTACCCCCGTACGTAGGCGTCGCGCAGTGGGCCCGGCCCGCCCATGACCTCCGGCAGGACCGTCGCGAACACCCGGCCGCAGGGCGCGTCCACCACCGTGAGGTGGGCGTCGAGCAGCGCGTCGAAGGTGAGCGGTCCGGTCTCCGGGAGCACCCGGCGGTACTCCTCCTCGGCGGCGTGGAACGCCTGCCCGATCACCTCGACGATCAGGCCCTCCTTGGAGCCGAAGTGCCAGGCGACCGAGCCGCGGCTGATGCCCGCGCGGTCGGCGACGGCCTGTACGGAGGCGGCCCGCGGACCGCCCTCGGCGACCAGTTCCGTCGCCGCCTCCAGCAGCCGCCGGCGGCTCTCCCGGGCGGACTCCTCACGACGACCAGTCATGCGGCGATTGTTCCACGGGGGTTCGGGCGATCGAAGAGGTGTGGATCCCTCCGCTTTACCTCCCGTGTCCGGAAAACCAATCCCCGCACACCACTTGACGGTCTGTGCCGGGCGTTCAACGATTGGACCACCGTCCAGTTTTCGCGGGTGAGCCGAGCCGGGGACCTTGAATGCCCTGGCGTACGGCGGCTCGCACCGCAGAAGTGGCGGGACACGTTCCGAGCCGCACGTCGTCGCACGTTCCCCGTACCGCTCCTCGCCGGCCGCACGCCGGTCGATTCACGCCACCCCCGGGCCTCCCCGTGTGCCCGTCCGTCCGCCCGGGACCACCGACCGCACGATCGGAGCCGTCATGCGCCTGATCACGTTCGTAGGCAAGCACTCCGCCGGACCGCCTCCGCCGGGCCGGCCCCACCTCGGCGTCCTGCTGGGCGGCGACGCCCCGGACGGCGCCGTCCTCGACCTCACCGCCGCCGCGCCCGACGACCCGCGCCTCGCCTCGCTCCAGGCCCTGATCGAGTCCGGTGAGGCCGGCCTCGACCGGGTGCGGGAGCTGTGCGAACGGCCGCCCGGCGAGGCCGTACGGGCCCGGGGCGACGTCAGGTTGCTGGCGCCGCTGCCCCGGCCGGTGCGGCTGCGCGACTGCGGGCTGTTCATCGCCCACCTGGAGAGCGGGCTGCGGGAACTGGCCCGGCGGCAGGCCGCGGCGGCGGCCGACCCGGCCGCGGAGTTCGAGCGGCTGATGGCCAGTGGGAGGTTCGACCTGAGCCCGCTGTTCCGGGAGCGGGTCATGTACTACACGGCGGACCACCTCTGTGTGAGCGGGCCGGAGGACGAGATCGCCGCGCCCACCGGATCGCGCGAGCTCGACTTCGAACTGGAGTTCGCGGCCGTGGTGGGCCGGACCGGCCGGGACGTCAAGCCCGCCGACGCCCCCGCCCACATCTTCGGCTACACCGTCTTCAACGACTGGAGCGCCCGCGACCTCCAGGCCGTCCTCATGCGGGCCGGCGTCGGGCCCTGCGAGGGCAAGGACTTCGCCGGCTCCAACACCCTCGGTCCGTGCGTCGTGACCCGCGACGAGCTCACCGACCCGTACTCCCTGACCATGACCGCCCGGGTCAACGGCGAGGAGTGGTCGCGCGGCACCACCGACGGGATGGAGCACACCTTCGAGGACGCCGTCGTGCACCTCAGCCGGGACCGCGCGGTGCACGCCGGGGAGGTCATCGGCTCCGGAACCGTCCCGTCCGGCACCGGGTTCGACCTCGGGCGGCACCTGAAGGACGGGGACGTGGTCGAGCTGGAGGTCGAGGGCATTGGCGTGCTCCGCAACACCGTCCGGGTGCCCGCGCGGGACACGGGTGGGTCATGAGCGACGCGTACGTGCTCGGCGTCGGCCGCACGGCGTACGGCCGGTTCCCCGGCCGGACCGTCGGCGCGCTCGCGGGCGAGGCGCTCGCCCTGTGCCTGGCCGACGCCGGGGTGGAACCCGCCGCCGTGGACGCGGTGTTCTTCGCCAACGCCACCCAGGGCGCCCTGGAGGGGCAGCACCTGGTGCGCGGCCAGGTGGCGCTGCGCTCCGCCGGGCTGGCGGGCGTCCCGGTGTTCAACGTCGAGAACGCCTGCGCCTCCGGGACCGCCGCCGTCCACCTGGCGGCCACCGCGGTGCGGGCCGGGGAGGCGGACGTCGCCCTCGCCGTCGGCGCCGAGAAGATGTACGGCGCCGACGAGGAGCGGCTGACCGCCGCCTTCCACGGCGGGCTCGACGTCGCCCGCTGGGAGGAGGGACTCAAGGCCCTGCGGGAGGCGGCGGGCGCGGAGGCGGTCCCGCCGGGCCGGCGCTCGGTGTTCATGGACGTCTACGCCGCGCTCGCCGCCGACTACCGCCGCCGCCACCCCGGCCTCACCCCCCGGCGGCTCGCCGCCGTCACCGCCAAGAACCGGCGGCACGGCGCGCTCAACCCGCGCGCCGCCCGCCGCGAGGCGCTGACGGTCGACGAGGTGCTGGCCGCGCGGCCGATCGTCCCGCCGCTGACCCAGCCCATGTGCGCGCCCATCGGGGACGGCGCCGCGGCGGCCCTCGTCTGCTCGCCCGCCGCGGCCCGCCGGCTCGGCGCCGGCCGGGCGGTACGGATCCGGGCGAGCGTCGTCGCCTCCGGCACCGGCCGGACCCTCGACGAGGAGGCCCGCCGGATCACCCGCCTTGCCTCGGCCGCCGCCTACGAACGGGCCGGCCTCGGCCCGTCCGACGTCTCGCTCGCGGAGGTCCACGACGCCACCGCGATCGGCGAGGTGCTCCAGGTGGAGGCGCTGGGCCTGATTCCCGACGGCGAGGGCGCGCACGCCGCCGAACGCGGCGAGACCGCCCTCGGCGGCCGGCTGCCGGTCAACACCTCCGGCGGCCTGGAGAGCAACGGCCACCCCGTCGGCGCCACCGGCGTCGGCCAGATCCACGAACTCGTCACCCAGCTCCGCGGCGAGGCGGGCGACCGCCAGGTCCCCGGCGCCCGGATCGGCGTCGCCGAGAACGGCGGCGGCTTCCTGGACTTCGAGGAGGCCGCGGCGGCGGTGGTCGTCCTGGAGGCACCGGGGAGGCGGCTGTGACGGACGGGGGAATGGTGCCTGCGCGGGGCGCCGGGTGCGTCAACATCGCGTACCTGCTGCACCGGGCCGCCGCCGGGAGCCCGGACGCGCCCGCCGTGTGCGAAGGGGCGGACGTCCTCCGCGACTACCGGGGGCTTGCCGGGCGGGCCGCCGCGATCGGCGAGGCGCTGCTCCGGGAGTACGGGCTGCGGGCCGGCGACCGGGTGGCGCTGGCCATGCGGAACACCCCGCTCTATCCGGAGGTGCTGTTCGGCGTCTGGTGGGCCGGGCTGGTGGCGGTGCCGATGAACGCCCGGCTGCACCCCCGGGAGTTCGCGCGGTTGGTGGAGGACTGCGGCGCGCGGGTCTGCGTCGCCACCGGTGAACTGACCGGTCCGCTGGGCGAACAGGGGCTCGGGCCGGCCGCCCTGGTGCCCATCGACCACCTTGTGGGGACGGCCGCCGTGAACGCCGTCCGGCCGCCCGCCGACGTGGCGGACGACGCGCCGGCGTGGCTCTTCTACACCAGCGGCACCACCGGCCGACCCAAGGGCGCGACCCTCACCCACGGCAACCTGCGGGCCGCCACCGACAGCGCGCTCGCCGACATCGGGGCCGGCGTCGACGCGTCGATGCTGCACATCGCCCCGATGTCGCACGCCGGCGGCCTCTTCGGCCTCGCCCACGTGGCCCGCGCCCGGGCCCAGGTCTTCCCGCGCGGCGGCGCGGTCACCGCGGACACCCTGGAAGAGGCGCTGCGCGCGTTCGGCCCGGTGACGTTCTTCGCGGTGCCGACGATCCTGCGCCGCCTGCTCGACCCCGCCCTGCTGCCCGACGGCCTCGTCCCGCGCGTGCACCGCATTCTCTACGGCGGCGCGCCGATGTACCGGGAGGACCTGGAGCGGGTCATCGCCCGCTTCGGCGCCGGCCGGCTCTGGCAGGGCTACGGCCAGGGGGAGTCGCCCGGCACCATCACCCACCTGCGCCCCGAGGACCACGCCGGGGACGACCCCGAGGCGCTGGGCCGCCGGCTGGCGAGCGTCGGCCGCGCGCGGACCGGCGTCGAGGTGCGGGTGGCGGACCCCGACGGGCGGGAGGTGCCGGCCGGGACGACCGGCGAGGTGCTGGTCCGCGGGGCCACCGTGATGTCCGGCTACTGGAACGCGCCGGAGGCCACCGCCCGTACCCTGCGCGGCGGCTGGCTGCACACCGGCGACCTGGGCCGGCTGGACGCCGACGGCTTCCTCACCCTCGTCGACCGGGCCAAGGACCTGGTCATCTCCGGGGGTTCCAACATCTACCCCCGCGAAGTGGAGGAGGTCCTGCTGCGCCACCCCGCGGTCGCCGAGGCCGCGGTGGTCGGCGCGCCGGACCCCGAGTGGGGGGAACTGCCCGTCGCCTTCGTGGTGCGGGCCGACGGCGGAGCGGACAGTGGACTCGCCGCCGCCCTGGAGGCGCACTGCCTCGGCCGCATGGCCCGCTTCAAGCGGCCCCGCCGCTTCGTGTTCGTGGCCGCGCTGCCCAAGAACAGCTACGGAAAGGTGCTCAAGACCGAACTGCGGGGGCTGATCGGCCGGCCCCCGGAAGCCGACAACCCGAGAGCTGGTACCGCGATATGAGTCGCCGCATCGTCGACCTCACCTCCCCCATCGACCCCCGTGACCTCGACCTCGTCCCGGAGAGTATGCCGGACCTGGCACTGGTCGTCGCCCCGCGCATGGACTACCACACGCACGACGAGTGGGGCCGGGACTTCATGGTCGCCTCCTTCGGCTGCGACCCGGACGACCTCCCCGGGCGCGAGGGCCCGGCCGGCGAGGTCATGCACGAGATCAGCACCCACTGCGGGACGCACGTGGACGCCCCGCTGCACAGCGGACGCATGTGCGAGGGCCGGCCGTCCCGGACGCTCAGTGACATCGCCCTGGAGGAGCTGTACCGGCCGGGCATGGTCCTCGACGTACGGGCCTGGGCCAAGCCGGGGGAGGCCATTCCGGTCGAGGCCCTGAAACAGGCCATCGCGGCGACCGGGCGGGACGTCGAGCCGGGTGACGCGGTGCTCATCAGGACCGGGCAGGAGCGGTACCGGCTGG is a window from the Streptomyces mobaraensis genome containing:
- a CDS encoding class I SAM-dependent methyltransferase, with translation MAQAARRLADLAERVLGAPLPIRLRAWDRSEAGPPGGPVLVVRNRRALRRLLWKPGELGLARAWVAGDLDVEGDLYAALDLLAGSIWERGEEPARRSGLRAALDALRDPDTRAAGRELLKLAGPWTPPAPPPEEARGTSGRLHSLRRDKQAISHHYDVGNAFYELVLGPSMVYSCAYWEPEGTLEDAQRAKLDLVCRKLGLAPGMRLLDVGCGWGSMVLHAAREYGVSAVGITLSEEQAGYARKRIAEAGLTDRVEIRVQDYREISDGPFDAISSIGMAEHVGRERYAEYAADLYALLRPGGRLLNHQIARRPLLDEEAYQVDEFIGRYVFPDGELAPVGRTVAQLEEAGFEVRDVEALREHYALTLRRWVANLEAHWAEAVRLTSPGRARVWRLYMAASALSFERNRIGVNQVLAVRTPGSGDPGLPLRTREWRA
- a CDS encoding ABC transporter permease; translated protein: MFRTALRNVLAHKARLLMTVLAVMLGVAFVSGTLVFTETFSSALQSSSQKGFADVDVAVQPHKDDDDKGKPGEPPMLTQRLLDKAAKVPGAASATGSVDGQAYLAGKDGELVGSGFARAGSNYFPGKDGTDARYPLTSGRAPQRAGEIAVDAKTAERAGFKVGDTVRMSVRGPVLSQKITGVFTTDKGQVSAGGTLTLFDTATAQKLFAKPGRFNEIDVKAAPGTSQEKLKAEVDKILPRDAEATTGKKLADDEAEMIAQGMDGVKTGLLVFAGIALFVGIFIIANTFTMLIAQRTKELALLRAVGASRRQVTRSVLVEAFVVGAVAAVAGLLAGIGIGAGMKALMPSDAMPAGPLVVPPSAIVSSLAVGILVTMLAAWLPGRRAAKIPPVAAMNSVHAVATTKSLVVRNTIGALLTAAGAAVSVTAGDESGLGVGAGLLLIGVFVLTPLLSRPLIAAVGPVLRRFGMPGKLAGQNAVRNPRRTAATASALMIGLTLITGLTVIGNSVQQAIDKMAADSLKADYVVVMANMHDLSPDIARKLATQPGVTAVSALRQSPARIDGDSEYLTGVDAASIGKLTQVDFSAGSYAALSQRQRVVVDDATAKSHHWKAGSSFEVTYEDGKKGRLTVGGIFKGNDMLKGIMVDNPALTPHMSELVDRQVLVKTDKGASASAKKSLRKALGDNPAIQVQDKDDISREVASMISMMLNVLYGLLAMAVIVAVLGVVNTLAMSVFERRQEIGMLRAIGLDRSGIKRMVRLESVVISLFGGVLGIVLGVFFGWAAGEQIATSMATYEMALPWGRIALFLLLAAVVGVLAALWPARRAAKLNMLSAIKAD
- a CDS encoding fumarylacetoacetate hydrolase family protein, yielding MRLITFVGKHSAGPPPPGRPHLGVLLGGDAPDGAVLDLTAAAPDDPRLASLQALIESGEAGLDRVRELCERPPGEAVRARGDVRLLAPLPRPVRLRDCGLFIAHLESGLRELARRQAAAAADPAAEFERLMASGRFDLSPLFRERVMYYTADHLCVSGPEDEIAAPTGSRELDFELEFAAVVGRTGRDVKPADAPAHIFGYTVFNDWSARDLQAVLMRAGVGPCEGKDFAGSNTLGPCVVTRDELTDPYSLTMTARVNGEEWSRGTTDGMEHTFEDAVVHLSRDRAVHAGEVIGSGTVPSGTGFDLGRHLKDGDVVELEVEGIGVLRNTVRVPARDTGGS
- a CDS encoding NAD(P)/FAD-dependent oxidoreductase is translated as MSTTERPRILVVGGGYVGLYAARRILKKMRYGEATVTVVDPRSYMTYQPFLPEAAAGSISPRHVVVPLRRVLPKAEVLTGRVTTIDQDRKVATIAPLVGEAYELPFDYLVIAMGAVSRTFPIPGLAENGIGMKGIEESIGLRNHVLEQLDKADSTTDEEIRRKALTFVFVGGGFAGAETIGEVEDMARDAAKHYRNVKREDMRFILVDAADKILPEVGPKLGQYGKEHLESRGVEIHLSTSMDSCVDGHVVLKNGLEVDANTIVWTAGVKPNPALARFGLPLGPRGHVDTQATLQVQGTDYIWAAGDNAQVPDMVGRRAGNENAWCPPNAQHALRQAKVLGDNVISGMRGFPQKEYSHANKGAVAGLGLHKGVAMIVMGKMKIKLKGRLAWYMHRGYHGLAMPTWNRKIRIFADWTLGMFLKREVVSLGAMENPREEFYEAAKPAPQPADSVPTQKAKAG
- a CDS encoding thiolase family protein; the protein is MSDAYVLGVGRTAYGRFPGRTVGALAGEALALCLADAGVEPAAVDAVFFANATQGALEGQHLVRGQVALRSAGLAGVPVFNVENACASGTAAVHLAATAVRAGEADVALAVGAEKMYGADEERLTAAFHGGLDVARWEEGLKALREAAGAEAVPPGRRSVFMDVYAALAADYRRRHPGLTPRRLAAVTAKNRRHGALNPRAARREALTVDEVLAARPIVPPLTQPMCAPIGDGAAAALVCSPAAARRLGAGRAVRIRASVVASGTGRTLDEEARRITRLASAAAYERAGLGPSDVSLAEVHDATAIGEVLQVEALGLIPDGEGAHAAERGETALGGRLPVNTSGGLESNGHPVGATGVGQIHELVTQLRGEAGDRQVPGARIGVAENGGGFLDFEEAAAAVVVLEAPGRRL
- a CDS encoding TetR/AcrR family transcriptional regulator, whose amino-acid sequence is MTGRREESARESRRRLLEAATELVAEGGPRAASVQAVADRAGISRGSVAWHFGSKEGLIVEVIGQAFHAAEEEYRRVLPETGPLTFDALLDAHLTVVDAPCGRVFATVLPEVMGGPGPLRDAYVRGYEGTRRVWIGYLERITAGTPGLPDAKSLASLVFGSGVGVNTLHGLDGLVDRAEAFAALRTLFELAGGTAPAADG
- a CDS encoding ABC transporter ATP-binding protein, which codes for MTTSPYGAPTAVRTAEVAARATDLTKVYGQGETQVVALDAVSVDFRRAEFTAIMGPSGSGKSTLMHCMAGLDTVSGGSARIGDTELTALNDKKLTQLRRDKIGFIFQAFNLLPTLNALENITLPMDIAGRKPDQKWLDTVVDTVGLSGRLKHRPNQLSGGQQQRVAVARALAGRPEIMFADEPTGNLDSRSGAEVLGFLRNSVRELGQTVVMVTHDPVAASYANRVVFLADGRIVDEMYEPTADAVLDRMKAFDAKGRTS